The Desulfohalovibrio reitneri genome contains a region encoding:
- the phoU gene encoding phosphate signaling complex protein PhoU codes for MKKLHLEQEIEELRAKVLEMSSLAGKALDKSLKALNERDSSLAEEVIEGDRDVNQKQCDIDEYTLSVLAREQPVARDLRFILGSTQITANLERVGDQSVNIAERILLLSQRPPLPHNPLLEELATCAHDMYKRVIDAYNRNDADMALTVCDMDTKCDTLNMKILKHYMDYMVQESRSVERAVHQIILARSLERVGDLATNIAESVIFIIKGIDIRQTCHPY; via the coding sequence GTGAAAAAACTCCATCTGGAACAAGAAATCGAGGAACTGCGGGCCAAGGTCCTTGAAATGTCCTCCCTGGCGGGCAAGGCCCTGGACAAGTCGCTCAAGGCTCTGAACGAACGCGACTCCAGCCTGGCCGAGGAAGTCATTGAGGGCGACAGGGACGTCAACCAGAAGCAGTGCGACATCGACGAATACACCCTCTCGGTGCTGGCTCGGGAGCAACCCGTGGCCCGCGACCTGCGGTTCATTCTGGGTTCCACCCAGATCACCGCCAACCTGGAGCGCGTGGGCGACCAGTCCGTGAACATCGCCGAACGCATCCTGCTGCTCAGCCAGCGTCCGCCACTGCCGCACAATCCCTTGCTCGAGGAACTGGCCACCTGCGCGCACGACATGTACAAGCGCGTCATCGACGCCTACAACCGCAACGACGCGGACATGGCCCTGACCGTGTGCGACATGGACACCAAGTGCGACACCCTGAACATGAAGATTCTGAAGCACTACATGGACTACATGGTTCAGGAATCCCGCTCCGTGGAACGCGCCGTCCACCAGATCATCCTGGCTCGCTCCCTGGAACGCGTCGGCGACCTGGCCACCAACATCGCCGAAAGCGTCATATTCATCATCAAAGGCATCGACATCCGCCAGACCTGCCACCCCTACTGA